Proteins found in one Nocardia brasiliensis ATCC 700358 genomic segment:
- a CDS encoding helix-turn-helix domain-containing protein, which translates to MAAEDDGVVVDLAARRSAEPRREPVEAATPLLRAVYGEVLRDERLDQDRTLAEVAAEVGMSKQYLSEIERGRKEPSSEMLHSICGALGMPIESLLFRGARRLGALRQLRPRKVSETRVEMLALAA; encoded by the coding sequence ATGGCAGCAGAAGACGATGGCGTGGTGGTCGATCTCGCTGCGCGCCGCAGCGCCGAGCCCCGTCGCGAGCCGGTCGAGGCGGCGACCCCGCTGTTGCGCGCCGTGTACGGCGAGGTGCTGCGGGACGAGCGGCTGGACCAGGATCGGACGCTGGCCGAGGTCGCGGCCGAGGTGGGGATGTCCAAGCAGTACCTGTCCGAGATCGAGCGGGGCCGCAAGGAACCGTCCTCGGAGATGCTGCACTCGATCTGCGGCGCACTCGGCATGCCGATCGAATCGCTGCTCTTCCGCGGCGCGCGCCGCCTGGGCGCGCTGCGCCAACTGCGCCCCCGCAAGGTCTCCGAGACCCGCGTCGAGATGTTGGCGCTGGCCGCCTGA
- a CDS encoding helix-turn-helix transcriptional regulator has translation MDSDNRLGAFLRARRELVRPEDFGMSGGGQRRVSGLRREEVALLAGMSADYYVRLEQGRDKHPSEQVVAALARVFDLDEEGTAHLRDLARPPVRQRRAPQRAERVSPGLASLMAQWPNTPALVLGRYLDVLIANPLAAAVNPCSVPGVNQVRMMFLDPEARRIYPDWAQHAAETVASLRANVGTDLDDPRLTDLVGELSLKSEDFRTLWARHDIRAKIAGRKRFAHPLVGEMTLAYETFTVNGAPGQLLIAYHAQPGSDSERTLALLGSMIATGDPLLHDPDAHAVEAGRGGSVRPPD, from the coding sequence ATGGATTCCGACAACCGACTGGGCGCCTTCCTGCGGGCGCGGCGCGAGCTGGTGCGCCCAGAGGATTTCGGGATGTCCGGCGGTGGTCAGCGCCGGGTATCGGGCCTGCGCCGCGAAGAAGTCGCGCTGCTTGCCGGCATGAGCGCCGACTATTACGTGCGGCTCGAGCAAGGGCGGGACAAGCACCCCTCCGAACAGGTGGTGGCGGCGTTGGCGCGGGTGTTCGACCTGGACGAAGAGGGCACCGCACACCTGCGGGACCTGGCCAGGCCGCCGGTGCGGCAGCGCAGGGCGCCGCAGCGTGCGGAACGCGTGAGCCCCGGGCTGGCGAGCCTGATGGCGCAGTGGCCCAATACACCCGCGCTGGTGCTCGGCCGGTATCTCGATGTGTTGATCGCGAATCCGCTTGCCGCGGCGGTCAATCCATGTTCGGTGCCCGGCGTCAATCAGGTCCGGATGATGTTCCTCGACCCGGAAGCCCGCCGGATCTACCCGGATTGGGCGCAGCACGCGGCGGAGACCGTGGCGAGCTTACGCGCCAATGTCGGTACGGATCTGGACGATCCGCGGTTGACCGACCTCGTCGGCGAGCTGTCGCTCAAGAGCGAGGACTTCCGTACCCTGTGGGCCAGGCACGATATCCGCGCGAAGATCGCGGGCCGCAAGCGCTTCGCGCATCCCCTGGTCGGTGAGATGACCCTGGCCTACGAGACCTTCACGGTGAACGGCGCGCCGGGGCAACTGCTCATCGCCTATCACGCGCAACCGGGTTCGGATTCCGAACGTACCCTGGCCTTGCTCGGCAGCATGATCGCCACCGGCGACCCGCTGCTGCACGACCCCGACGCGCACGCGGTCGAGGCGGGGCGCGGGGGCTCGGTCCGGCCACCGGACTGA
- a CDS encoding acyl-CoA dehydrogenase family protein, translating to MSGGTTVSEVPTAAELLKAAKTFAPELAKRRQEIDAARQLPADIVERLRAMGIYAMGFSAELGGPGLTSLEQLEVFEALAYGDTATGWCAMIGAATGVYAGFLDEQAVAELMPTRDLITAGLIAPAGRADRVPGGYRLSGRWKLGSAINHADLVVGGAMVFDDGAPATADGAPLARMFCMRRDQVQVFDTWDSTGLRGSGSNDYAVDNLFIPAHHSFDFFEPKSGTGKLAEPETLPRVMPGVPLGAARAALDHVRELAEGKVLPGTGQRWADNYRAQYILGECEMEYIVARAAVVESLRTQWEALDHKRFAELPADLRIQTLLTRTHAYRACRRIVARLCELVGTASVYKPSPLDVWLRDTSTMTTHLMAHDQMLQTAGAFLLGGTPEFPLVLGER from the coding sequence ATGAGCGGAGGAACCACGGTGTCCGAGGTGCCGACAGCGGCCGAGTTGCTGAAAGCCGCAAAGACTTTCGCGCCCGAGCTGGCGAAGCGAAGGCAGGAGATCGATGCGGCGCGGCAGTTGCCCGCCGATATCGTCGAGCGGCTGCGCGCGATGGGGATCTACGCGATGGGCTTCAGCGCCGAACTCGGCGGGCCCGGGCTCACCTCACTGGAGCAGCTGGAGGTGTTCGAGGCGCTGGCCTACGGTGACACCGCCACCGGCTGGTGCGCGATGATCGGCGCGGCGACCGGCGTCTACGCCGGGTTTCTGGACGAGCAGGCCGTCGCCGAGCTGATGCCGACCCGCGATCTCATCACCGCCGGACTGATCGCGCCCGCGGGCCGCGCCGATCGCGTTCCCGGCGGCTACCGGCTGAGCGGGCGCTGGAAGCTGGGCAGCGCCATCAACCATGCCGACCTCGTGGTCGGCGGCGCCATGGTGTTCGACGACGGTGCCCCGGCGACCGCCGACGGTGCCCCGCTCGCGCGGATGTTCTGCATGCGGCGCGATCAGGTGCAGGTCTTCGACACCTGGGACAGCACCGGTTTGCGCGGCAGTGGCAGCAACGATTATGCCGTCGACAACCTGTTCATCCCCGCACATCACTCCTTCGACTTCTTCGAACCGAAAAGCGGCACAGGCAAACTCGCCGAACCGGAGACGCTGCCCCGGGTGATGCCCGGCGTCCCGCTCGGTGCCGCACGGGCCGCGCTCGATCACGTCCGCGAGCTGGCCGAGGGCAAGGTGCTGCCCGGTACCGGGCAGCGGTGGGCGGACAACTATCGCGCCCAATACATCCTGGGCGAGTGCGAGATGGAGTACATCGTCGCCCGCGCCGCGGTGGTGGAAAGTCTGCGCACCCAGTGGGAAGCCTTGGACCACAAGCGTTTCGCCGAACTTCCCGCCGACCTCCGGATCCAAACCCTGCTGACCCGGACCCACGCGTACCGGGCCTGCCGCCGCATCGTCGCCCGGCTGTGCGAGCTGGTCGGCACGGCGTCGGTGTACAAGCCCAGCCCACTCGATGTCTGGTTGCGCGACACCAGCACCATGACAACCCATCTCATGGCCCACGACCAGATGCTCCAAACAGCAGGCGCCTTCCTGCTCGGCGGCACCCCGGAATTCCCTCTGGTACTCGGCGAGCGCTGA
- a CDS encoding EamA family transporter codes for MVAIDVERPIRGGRAWTVWRGIAERGLGGVPPTALVLAGIVSVQVGAALAKQLFAVTGAAGAAGIRLVFAGLVLVLFWRSALRIGWRAVPVALAYGAVLALMNLSIYEAMDRIPLGMAVTIEFLGPLAVALAGSRRWIDPVWAVLAGGGVLLLTQAEGEVEWVGVLLALAAGVCWAGYILLSAALGEQTSGGGGLAIAMAFGGLLIAPIGIIEAGSALLDPEILVVGFLVAMLSSVLPYSVELEALRRIPPRVFGVLMSLEPAVAALAGLILLGQVMNIPQWLGIVCVVAASAGATRTSGKA; via the coding sequence GTGGTAGCGATCGACGTCGAACGGCCGATTCGCGGGGGACGAGCCTGGACCGTGTGGCGGGGCATCGCGGAGCGCGGACTCGGCGGCGTGCCGCCCACGGCGCTGGTACTGGCCGGGATCGTCAGCGTGCAGGTGGGTGCGGCACTGGCCAAGCAGTTGTTCGCGGTGACCGGGGCCGCGGGCGCGGCCGGCATCCGACTGGTCTTCGCGGGGCTCGTGCTGGTGTTGTTCTGGCGTTCGGCGTTGCGCATCGGCTGGCGCGCGGTGCCGGTGGCGCTCGCGTACGGCGCGGTGCTCGCCCTGATGAACCTGTCCATCTACGAGGCGATGGATCGGATTCCGCTCGGCATGGCGGTGACGATCGAATTCCTCGGACCGCTGGCCGTCGCGCTGGCCGGGTCGCGACGCTGGATCGACCCGGTGTGGGCGGTGCTGGCGGGCGGCGGCGTGCTGTTGCTGACCCAGGCCGAGGGCGAGGTCGAATGGGTCGGCGTGCTGCTGGCGCTGGCGGCCGGGGTGTGCTGGGCGGGCTACATCCTGTTGAGCGCGGCCCTGGGCGAACAGACCAGCGGCGGTGGCGGACTCGCGATCGCGATGGCCTTCGGCGGGCTGCTGATCGCGCCGATCGGGATCATCGAAGCGGGCAGCGCGCTGCTCGATCCCGAGATACTGGTGGTGGGGTTCCTGGTGGCGATGCTGTCCTCGGTGCTGCCGTATTCGGTGGAACTCGAAGCGCTGCGGCGCATTCCGCCCCGGGTGTTCGGCGTGCTGATGAGCCTGGAGCCCGCGGTGGCCGCACTGGCGGGTCTGATCCTGCTGGGGCAGGTGATGAACATTCCGCAGTGGCTGGGGATCGTCTGCGTGGTGGCCGCTTCGGCGGGCGCGACCCGCACCTCGGGCAAGGCTTGA
- a CDS encoding peptide ABC transporter substrate-binding protein, whose protein sequence is MATSLGATACSSDGGADSSIVTTNAGEPQNPLVPTNTNENMGGRVVDRLWAGLKYYDADGKAHNEVADKIETTDRKNYKITLKPDWKFSDGTPVTAKSYVDAWNYGALSTNAQLQSYVFNPIKGFKDVSAENPTVKTMSGLKVVDDRTFTVELESPSIDFETELGYAPFYPLPEVAFKDMKAFGEHPIGNGPYKFASDAAWQHNVQIDLVPNPEYKGGRPAKNDGLRFVMYQSFDTAYADLQAGNLDTLDVIPDSAMGTYQQDLGDRAITKPIAYKASIGIQTTVPHFGGEEGLLRRKALSMAINREQISQNIFHGTRIPARDFTASTLPGFKGDLPGSEFLKFNPTEAKKLWAQADAISPWSGTYEIAYNSDGGHQGWVEATANSIKNTLGIEAVGTPYPTFKTIRDLINAKTINKAFRYGWQGDYPTMLQFLSAMYYSFSETNNVNYNNPEFDKLLNEALAASTQEESYKIVAQAQTLLFKDMADIPMFDYQAAAGRSENIKKAELAWNGLFDFEGIEK, encoded by the coding sequence ATGGCCACAAGCCTCGGCGCCACCGCATGTTCGTCGGACGGCGGTGCGGATTCGAGCATCGTGACCACCAATGCGGGGGAGCCGCAGAACCCGCTGGTGCCCACCAACACCAACGAGAACATGGGCGGTCGCGTGGTCGACCGGCTGTGGGCCGGGCTGAAGTACTACGACGCCGACGGCAAGGCGCACAACGAGGTCGCCGACAAGATCGAGACGACCGACCGGAAGAACTACAAGATCACCCTGAAGCCGGACTGGAAGTTCAGCGACGGCACACCGGTCACCGCGAAGTCGTATGTCGACGCCTGGAACTACGGCGCGCTCAGCACGAACGCGCAGCTGCAGAGCTACGTGTTCAATCCGATCAAGGGCTTCAAGGACGTGTCGGCGGAGAACCCGACGGTCAAGACGATGTCCGGGCTGAAGGTGGTCGACGATCGCACCTTCACCGTCGAACTCGAATCGCCGTCCATCGACTTCGAGACCGAACTCGGATACGCGCCGTTCTACCCGCTGCCGGAGGTGGCGTTCAAGGATATGAAGGCGTTCGGCGAGCACCCGATCGGCAACGGGCCGTACAAATTCGCCAGCGACGCCGCGTGGCAGCACAACGTGCAGATCGACCTGGTGCCCAACCCGGAGTACAAGGGCGGGCGGCCGGCCAAGAACGACGGTCTGCGCTTCGTGATGTACCAGTCGTTCGACACGGCGTACGCCGATCTGCAGGCGGGCAACCTCGACACCCTCGACGTGATCCCCGACAGCGCGATGGGCACCTACCAGCAGGACCTCGGCGATCGCGCGATCACCAAGCCGATCGCGTACAAGGCGTCCATCGGCATCCAGACCACGGTGCCGCACTTCGGCGGCGAGGAAGGGTTGCTCCGGCGCAAGGCGCTGTCGATGGCGATCAACCGGGAACAGATCTCGCAGAACATCTTCCACGGCACCCGGATTCCGGCGCGGGACTTCACCGCGAGCACGCTGCCCGGCTTCAAGGGTGACCTGCCGGGCTCGGAGTTCCTGAAGTTCAACCCGACCGAGGCCAAGAAGCTGTGGGCCCAGGCCGATGCCATCTCGCCGTGGTCGGGCACGTACGAGATCGCCTACAACTCCGACGGCGGCCACCAGGGCTGGGTCGAGGCCACCGCGAACAGCATCAAGAACACCCTCGGCATCGAGGCCGTCGGCACTCCGTATCCGACGTTCAAGACCATCCGGGACCTGATCAACGCCAAGACGATCAACAAGGCGTTCCGGTACGGCTGGCAGGGTGACTACCCGACGATGCTGCAGTTCCTCAGTGCGATGTACTACAGCTTCTCCGAGACCAACAACGTCAACTACAACAACCCCGAGTTCGACAAACTGCTGAACGAGGCGCTGGCCGCGTCGACGCAGGAGGAGTCCTACAAGATCGTCGCGCAGGCGCAGACGCTGTTGTTCAAGGACATGGCCGATATCCCGATGTTCGACTACCAGGCCGCCGCAGGCCGCTCGGAGAACATCAAGAAGGCCGAGCTGGCCTGGAACGGACTGTTCGACTTCGAGGGAATCGAGAAGTAG
- a CDS encoding PIG-L deacetylase family protein — MQIIDLAARGTPVSAWSPWRQRQHELSLVGWRHLVVVAPHPDDEVLGVGGLIALARAQGLPVTVVTVTDGEGSHPGSPTYSPAELADLRALESRRAAAELGVDAPLQLGVEDGKVAAAEEAVTDAITGVLAECGRSGVWCATTWRHDGHPDHEAVGRAAAAACAGSATRLLEFPIWMWHWATPEHPVVPSSRARTLTLPGPAVEAKLRAIGQFRSQILPISEHPADQAVLPPHALDRFTGTTETFFV; from the coding sequence ATGCAGATCATCGACCTAGCCGCCCGAGGCACCCCGGTCAGCGCCTGGTCGCCCTGGCGGCAGCGCCAGCACGAGCTCTCCCTCGTCGGCTGGCGGCATCTGGTCGTGGTCGCCCCGCATCCCGACGACGAGGTGCTCGGCGTCGGCGGACTGATCGCGCTGGCCCGCGCGCAAGGCCTGCCCGTCACGGTCGTCACGGTCACCGACGGCGAGGGTTCCCATCCCGGCTCGCCCACCTACTCGCCGGCCGAGCTCGCGGACCTGCGCGCGCTGGAATCACGGCGCGCGGCAGCGGAATTGGGCGTAGACGCACCGCTCCAATTGGGTGTCGAAGACGGCAAGGTAGCTGCCGCGGAAGAGGCGGTGACCGACGCCATCACCGGCGTGCTCGCCGAATGCGGACGTTCCGGCGTGTGGTGCGCGACGACGTGGCGCCACGACGGGCACCCCGACCACGAGGCGGTGGGTCGCGCCGCCGCGGCGGCCTGCGCCGGTTCGGCTACCCGGCTGCTCGAATTCCCGATCTGGATGTGGCACTGGGCGACTCCCGAACATCCCGTCGTGCCCAGCAGCCGTGCCCGCACCTTGACCCTGCCCGGCCCGGCGGTCGAGGCCAAATTGCGCGCCATCGGGCAGTTCCGCAGCCAGATCCTGCCGATCTCGGAGCATCCCGCCGATCAGGCCGTGCTGCCGCCGCACGCGCTCGACCGGTTCACCGGCACCACCGAGACGTTCTTCGTCTGA
- a CDS encoding thiamine pyrophosphate-dependent enzyme, protein MTTIAEMIVSALAEEGVTQVWGVVGDALNPITDAIRRDDRVEWIGVRHEEVAAYAAGAQAQLTGTIGVCMGTVGPGSIHLLGGLYDAKKSHAPVLAICGQVPTAEIGSEYFQEVDNDSVFRDVAEFTATVTTPAQLPRLLEQAVNAAVSRQGVAVLTIPGDVGGLKLADPDARPRFVARDRTIVPGPDELRQAAETLNQAEKVTLLVGIGAREARAEALELAAKLNAPMVLTIKAKEGLEDDNPYAVGQTGLIGNPAANAALEDCDVLFLVGTDFPYRDWYPTGKTVIQLDARLEHIGRRTAVDVAMVGHAGPALRELLPKLDAKKSDKHLSKAQSHYQSWMEHQLRLAEPKHDRKFLGRIRRHLDNPDELIRPEAVAAAVNKHASDDAIFTSDTGMSTVWLSRFLTMRGSRRLLGSFNFGSMANAMPQALGAQILDRDRQVVAFCGDGGLLMLLGDLRTAVTYDLPFTAVVFNNGRLGMVKLEQEEGGLPEFGTVLDNPDIAAVAQAMGLQSRRVTDPDELDGAIAEALRLRKPVLLDVVTNPDEISVPPKPTLDQAWGFAIAKVKESIESRA, encoded by the coding sequence ATGACCACGATCGCGGAAATGATTGTCAGCGCACTGGCCGAGGAGGGCGTGACCCAGGTCTGGGGTGTCGTCGGCGACGCGCTCAACCCGATCACCGACGCGATCCGCCGCGACGATCGGGTGGAATGGATCGGGGTGCGGCACGAGGAGGTCGCCGCCTACGCGGCAGGGGCGCAAGCCCAGCTCACCGGCACCATCGGGGTGTGTATGGGTACGGTCGGGCCCGGGTCGATCCACCTGCTCGGCGGGCTCTACGACGCGAAGAAATCGCACGCGCCCGTGCTGGCGATCTGCGGCCAGGTGCCCACCGCCGAGATCGGCAGCGAGTACTTCCAGGAGGTCGACAACGACTCGGTGTTCCGCGACGTCGCCGAGTTCACCGCGACGGTCACCACCCCGGCACAGCTGCCGCGGCTGCTCGAGCAGGCGGTGAACGCCGCCGTCTCGCGCCAGGGCGTCGCCGTGCTGACGATTCCCGGTGATGTCGGCGGACTGAAGCTCGCCGATCCCGATGCCCGCCCGCGTTTCGTCGCCCGCGATCGCACGATCGTTCCCGGCCCCGATGAGCTGCGCCAGGCCGCCGAAACGCTGAACCAGGCGGAGAAGGTGACGTTGCTGGTCGGGATCGGGGCCAGGGAAGCGCGTGCCGAGGCGCTGGAACTGGCGGCGAAACTCAACGCGCCCATGGTGCTGACGATCAAAGCGAAAGAGGGCCTCGAGGACGACAACCCGTACGCCGTCGGGCAGACCGGGCTGATCGGCAATCCGGCCGCCAACGCGGCGCTCGAGGACTGCGACGTGCTGTTCCTGGTCGGCACCGACTTCCCGTATCGCGACTGGTATCCCACCGGCAAGACGGTCATCCAGCTCGACGCGCGGCTGGAGCACATCGGCCGGCGTACCGCGGTCGACGTCGCGATGGTCGGCCATGCGGGTCCGGCGTTGCGTGAGCTGCTCCCGAAGCTGGACGCCAAGAAGTCGGACAAGCACCTGTCGAAGGCGCAGTCGCACTATCAGAGCTGGATGGAGCATCAGCTGCGGTTGGCCGAGCCGAAGCACGACCGCAAATTCCTGGGCCGGATCCGGCGGCACCTGGACAACCCCGATGAGCTGATCCGCCCCGAAGCGGTCGCCGCGGCGGTGAACAAGCACGCGTCCGACGACGCGATCTTCACCTCGGATACCGGCATGTCGACGGTGTGGCTGTCCCGGTTCCTCACCATGCGCGGCTCGCGCCGGCTGCTCGGTTCGTTCAATTTCGGGTCCATGGCCAACGCGATGCCGCAGGCCTTGGGCGCGCAGATTCTCGACCGCGACCGGCAGGTCGTCGCCTTCTGCGGTGACGGCGGACTGCTGATGCTGCTCGGCGACCTGCGCACGGCCGTCACCTACGACCTCCCGTTCACCGCGGTGGTGTTCAACAACGGCAGGCTCGGCATGGTCAAGCTAGAGCAGGAGGAGGGCGGCCTGCCCGAATTCGGTACCGTGCTGGACAACCCCGACATCGCCGCGGTCGCGCAGGCGATGGGGTTGCAGTCGCGCCGGGTCACCGACCCGGACGAGCTCGACGGGGCGATCGCGGAGGCGCTGCGGCTACGCAAGCCGGTGCTGCTGGACGTGGTCACCAACCCCGACGAGATCTCCGTGCCGCCGAAGCCCACGCTGGATCAGGCCTGGGGCTTCGCCATCGCCAAGGTCAAGGAGAGCATCGAGAGCCGCGCGTGA
- a CDS encoding ATP-dependent Clp protease proteolytic subunit, producing MSQYTIPHVIERTPNGERSFDVFSRLLNDRIIFLGTEIDDGVANVVMAQLLHLESESPDREIGIYINSPGGSNTAMLAIYDTMQFMRTPIETYCMGQAVSAAAVLLAAGAPGRRYVLAHSRVLLHQPSAQGQGTISDLALQAAEVMRIRAQTEEILSKHTGQRVEQLRKDTARDRVFTAADAVAYGLADELIVTRGH from the coding sequence ATGTCGCAATACACCATTCCGCATGTCATCGAACGGACGCCGAACGGCGAGCGCTCCTTCGACGTGTTCAGCAGATTGCTCAACGACCGAATCATTTTCCTCGGCACCGAGATCGACGACGGCGTCGCCAATGTGGTGATGGCACAGTTGCTGCATCTGGAGTCCGAATCGCCGGACCGGGAGATCGGCATCTACATCAATTCGCCGGGCGGTTCGAACACCGCGATGCTCGCGATCTACGACACCATGCAGTTCATGCGCACCCCGATCGAGACCTACTGCATGGGCCAGGCGGTCTCCGCGGCGGCGGTGCTGCTGGCCGCGGGCGCCCCGGGGCGCCGGTATGTGCTCGCGCACTCGCGGGTGCTGCTGCATCAGCCGTCCGCGCAGGGCCAGGGCACCATTTCCGACCTGGCACTGCAGGCGGCGGAGGTGATGCGGATCCGCGCGCAGACCGAGGAGATCTTGAGCAAACACACCGGGCAGCGGGTCGAGCAGTTGCGCAAGGACACGGCTCGCGACCGGGTCTTCACCGCCGCGGACGCGGTGGCGTACGGGCTGGCCGACGAACTGATCGTGACTCGCGGCCATTGA
- a CDS encoding ClpP family protease, translating into METSHLDYRGQLADRLFRHRTILLTGEVDDAMAERACTELVLLSAENAKRDIVVYINSPGGSVLAGLAIYDTMKLIPNDVVTVAVGFAASMGQVLLASGTHGKRISLPHSRIMMHQPSAGIGGTAMDIAIQAENLEYMKLQSEQILAAETGHTLEEIREDSDRDRWFTPEQAREYGIVDRIAEDFHQIAPFTNGHRAGL; encoded by the coding sequence ATCGAAACATCGCACCTGGACTATCGAGGCCAACTAGCCGACAGATTGTTCCGCCATCGGACGATCTTGCTCACCGGTGAGGTCGACGACGCGATGGCCGAGCGGGCCTGCACCGAGCTGGTGCTGCTGTCCGCCGAGAACGCCAAACGCGACATCGTCGTCTACATCAATTCACCCGGCGGCTCGGTGCTCGCCGGGCTCGCCATCTACGACACCATGAAGCTGATCCCCAACGACGTGGTCACCGTCGCGGTCGGGTTCGCCGCGAGCATGGGGCAGGTGCTGCTCGCCTCCGGCACGCACGGCAAGCGAATCAGCTTGCCGCACAGCCGGATCATGATGCACCAGCCGTCCGCGGGCATCGGCGGCACCGCGATGGATATCGCGATCCAGGCGGAGAATCTCGAGTACATGAAATTGCAGTCCGAGCAGATCCTCGCGGCCGAGACCGGCCACACACTCGAGGAGATCCGCGAGGACAGCGACCGGGACCGCTGGTTCACCCCGGAGCAGGCGCGCGAGTACGGGATCGTCGATCGGATCGCCGAAGACTTCCACCAGATCGCACCATTCACCAACGGACACCGAGCGGGGCTGTAG
- a CDS encoding SDR family oxidoreductase yields the protein MTNNLTGRVAVVTGATSGIGAATAQRLAADGAKVALLGRRKDRLDELAAQIGGEVLAVATDVTVQQSVLDAAATVRAALGPVDLVVANAGVMLAAPFEAAATAEWDQMVGTNISGLLYTGRAFIDDLLAAAHAGSRADLVLIGSIGGHQVFPNYGVYTATKAAVAHLTRNLRAEFGPRGVRVKNIEPGLVRTELGDGMRDTSQKAGLAEWRGSLETLVADDIADAIGYAVAAPKRMNVAEMIVVPTQQG from the coding sequence ATGACAAACAACCTCACCGGCCGCGTGGCGGTCGTCACCGGCGCGACCAGCGGTATCGGCGCCGCCACCGCACAGCGGCTCGCGGCCGACGGCGCGAAGGTCGCCCTGCTCGGGCGGCGCAAGGACCGGCTCGACGAACTGGCCGCACAGATCGGCGGCGAGGTGCTCGCCGTCGCCACCGATGTCACGGTCCAGCAGTCCGTGCTGGATGCCGCGGCCACCGTGCGGGCCGCGCTCGGCCCGGTCGATCTCGTGGTCGCCAACGCGGGTGTCATGCTCGCCGCACCGTTCGAGGCCGCCGCCACCGCCGAGTGGGATCAAATGGTGGGCACGAATATCAGCGGACTGCTCTACACCGGAAGGGCTTTCATCGACGACCTGCTCGCCGCCGCGCACGCGGGCAGCCGCGCCGATCTGGTCCTGATCGGCTCCATCGGCGGACACCAGGTGTTCCCGAACTACGGCGTTTACACCGCCACGAAGGCGGCGGTCGCCCATCTGACCCGTAATCTGCGCGCCGAGTTCGGACCGCGTGGCGTGCGCGTGAAGAACATCGAGCCCGGACTGGTGCGCACCGAACTCGGTGACGGCATGCGCGACACGAGCCAGAAGGCCGGGCTCGCCGAATGGCGCGGCAGCTTGGAAACCCTTGTGGCCGATGATATCGCGGACGCGATCGGCTACGCGGTCGCGGCGCCCAAACGGATGAACGTGGCCGAAATGATCGTGGTCCCCACCCAGCAGGGCTGA